From a region of the Enterobacter sp. JBIWA008 genome:
- a CDS encoding putative transporter, whose amino-acid sequence MSDIALTVSVLALVAVVGLWIGNIKIRGVGFGIGGVLFGGIFVGHFADKLGLVLSAEMLHFTQEFGLILFVYTIGIQVGPGFFASLRVSGLRLNLFALGIVVMGGLVTAILHKIFDIPLPVVLGIFSGAVTNTPALGAGQQILRDLGIEPGIVDQMGMSYAMAYPFGICGILLSMWLVRVLFRINVDKEAKDHETTLTNGHMPIKTINIRVDNPNLNNMAIQDVPILNSANIICSRLKRDDMLMVPAPGTVIQQGDLLHLVGQPGDLNNARLVIGQEVDTSLSTRGTDMRVERVVVTNEHVLGKKIRDLQVKERYDVVISRLNRAGVELVASPEASLQFGDILNLVGRPSSIDAVADMVGNAQQKLQQVQMLPVFIGIGLGVLLGSIPVYVPGFPVALKLGLAGGPLIMALILGRIGCIGKLYWFMPPSANLALRELGIVLFLAVVGLKSGGDFVDTLVKGEGMSWVGYGIFITAIPLLTVGILARMFAKMNYLTLCGMLAGSMTDPPALAFANNLHATSGAAALSYATVYPLVMFLRIITPQLLAVLFWGMS is encoded by the coding sequence ATGAGTGATATCGCGTTAACCGTCAGCGTGTTGGCCCTGGTCGCTGTTGTTGGCCTGTGGATAGGGAATATCAAAATCCGTGGCGTCGGGTTTGGGATAGGCGGGGTACTGTTTGGCGGCATTTTTGTCGGGCACTTTGCCGACAAGCTCGGGCTGGTCCTCAGTGCCGAAATGCTCCATTTTACTCAGGAGTTCGGCCTGATCCTCTTCGTTTATACCATCGGTATTCAGGTGGGACCGGGCTTTTTCGCCTCACTTCGGGTCTCCGGATTACGGCTCAACCTGTTTGCCCTCGGCATTGTGGTAATGGGCGGGCTGGTCACCGCAATTCTGCACAAAATCTTTGATATCCCGCTCCCCGTGGTGCTGGGCATTTTCTCCGGGGCGGTCACCAACACGCCCGCGCTTGGTGCCGGACAGCAGATCCTGCGCGATTTGGGTATCGAACCCGGCATCGTTGACCAGATGGGGATGAGCTACGCCATGGCCTATCCGTTTGGGATTTGCGGCATCCTGCTCTCCATGTGGCTGGTCCGCGTCCTGTTTCGCATTAACGTCGACAAAGAGGCGAAGGACCACGAAACCACGCTCACTAACGGCCATATGCCAATTAAAACCATCAACATTCGGGTCGATAACCCCAACCTGAACAATATGGCGATTCAGGACGTACCGATCCTGAACAGCGCCAACATCATCTGCTCTCGCCTCAAGCGTGACGATATGCTGATGGTGCCCGCGCCCGGCACCGTCATTCAGCAGGGCGATCTGCTGCACCTGGTCGGCCAGCCCGGGGATTTAAACAACGCGCGGCTGGTGATTGGCCAGGAGGTGGATACTTCGCTCTCAACCCGCGGCACCGATATGCGCGTGGAACGCGTCGTGGTGACTAACGAGCACGTTCTGGGCAAGAAAATACGCGATCTGCAGGTAAAAGAGCGCTATGACGTGGTGATCTCCCGGCTCAACCGTGCGGGTGTTGAACTGGTCGCCAGCCCGGAAGCCAGCCTGCAGTTCGGGGATATCCTCAACCTGGTTGGGCGCCCGTCGTCCATCGACGCCGTGGCGGATATGGTGGGTAACGCCCAGCAAAAACTGCAGCAGGTGCAGATGCTGCCGGTGTTTATCGGTATCGGGCTCGGCGTGCTGCTCGGTTCTATTCCTGTGTACGTGCCGGGCTTCCCGGTGGCGCTCAAGCTGGGCCTGGCGGGCGGGCCGCTGATTATGGCGCTGATCCTCGGGCGTATCGGCTGCATCGGTAAGCTCTACTGGTTTATGCCGCCGAGCGCCAACCTGGCGCTGCGCGAGCTGGGCATCGTGCTGTTCCTGGCGGTGGTTGGCCTGAAATCCGGCGGAGATTTTGTTGATACCCTGGTCAAAGGCGAAGGGATGAGCTGGGTCGGCTACGGCATCTTTATCACGGCGATCCCGCTGTTGACGGTAGGAATACTGGCGCGGATGTTCGCCAAAATGAACTACCTGACGCTGTGCGGGATGCTGGCGGGCTCCATGACCGATCCGCCAGCGCTGGCTTTTGCCAACAACCTGCACGCCACCAGCGGCGCGGCCGCGCTCTCCTATGCCACCGTCTATCCGCTGGTGATGTTCCTGCGCATCATTACCCCGCAGCTACTGGCGGTGCTGTTCTGGGGGATGAGCTAG
- a CDS encoding GntR family transcriptional regulator has protein sequence MIYKSIADRLRLRLNSSDYNIGSPLPGEKALAQEFGVARMTIRKALDLLVSWGLVERRHGSGTFVSRKDVHHETTNLTGLVEVLRQQGKEVKSKVLQFEVMPAPPAIASQLRIQVDERIYFSRRVRYVDGKPLMLEDSFMPVKLFRNLSLAHLEGSKFEYIEKECGINISGNYESLTPVLADKTLAGYMNLPEQTPLLRITSLSYSDSGEFLNYSVMFRNTSDYQVDYHLRRIHPDDVLAHPPEQHRQ, from the coding sequence GTGATCTACAAATCAATCGCCGACAGGTTGCGGCTGCGGCTGAATTCGTCGGACTACAACATCGGCAGCCCTCTGCCGGGCGAAAAGGCGCTGGCGCAGGAGTTCGGCGTGGCGCGAATGACCATCCGCAAGGCGCTGGATCTGCTGGTGAGCTGGGGGCTGGTTGAGCGACGGCACGGCAGCGGAACCTTTGTCTCACGCAAAGACGTTCACCACGAAACCACCAACCTGACCGGGCTGGTGGAGGTGCTGCGCCAGCAGGGAAAAGAGGTGAAGAGCAAGGTGTTGCAGTTCGAAGTGATGCCCGCCCCGCCCGCCATCGCCAGCCAGCTGCGGATTCAGGTGGACGAGCGGATCTACTTTTCCCGACGGGTGCGCTACGTGGACGGGAAGCCGCTGATGCTGGAGGACAGCTTTATGCCGGTGAAGCTGTTCCGCAACCTGTCGCTGGCGCATCTTGAGGGGTCTAAGTTTGAATACATCGAGAAGGAGTGCGGGATCAACATCAGCGGCAACTACGAAAGCCTGACGCCGGTGCTGGCAGATAAAACGCTGGCCGGTTATATGAACCTGCCGGAACAGACGCCGCTGCTGCGCATTACCTCTCTCTCCTACAGCGACAGCGGCGAGTTCCTCAATTATTCCGTGATGTTCCGAAATACCAGCGATTACCAGGTGGACTACCATCTGCGGCGCATCCACCCGGACGACGTGCTAGCTCATCCCCCAGAACAGCACCGCCAGTAG
- a CDS encoding alpha-glucoside-specific PTS transporter subunit IIBC, which translates to MLSQIQRFGGAMFTPVLLFPFAGIVVGIAIMLRNPLFVGEALTAPDHLFAQIIHIIEEGGWAVFRNMPLIFAVGLPIGLAKQAQGRACLAVLISFLTWNYFINAMGMTWGHFFGVDFSAEPTAGSGLAMIAGIKTLDTSIIGAIVISGIVTAIHNRYFDKPLPVFLGIFQGSSFVVILAFFVMIPCAWLTLLGWPKVQMGIESLQAFLRSAGALGVWVYTFLERILIPTGLHHFVYGPFIFGPAAVEGGIQVYWAQHLQEFSQSTLPLKTLFPEGGFALHGNSKVFGSVGIALAIWYTASPENRVKVAGLLVPATLTAVLVGITEPLEFTFLFISPLLFAVHAVLAATMATVMYAFGVVGNMGGGLLDQFLPQNWIPMFHNHASTVFTQIGIGVCFTGIYFVVFKTLIARLNLKTPGREESEIKLYSKADYKAARGQTTAPAAASQQVGQAAGFLQALGGAANIESINNCATRLRIALVDMAKTQSDDVFKALGAHGVVRRGNGIQVIVGLHVPQVRDQLESLMKTPLSNEQTTLTEAIS; encoded by the coding sequence ATGCTCAGTCAAATACAACGTTTTGGCGGTGCCATGTTTACTCCGGTGTTGCTGTTTCCCTTCGCCGGTATCGTGGTGGGAATCGCCATCATGCTTCGCAACCCGCTGTTTGTCGGCGAAGCCTTAACGGCCCCCGATCATCTTTTCGCGCAGATTATTCACATCATTGAAGAGGGCGGCTGGGCGGTGTTTCGCAATATGCCGCTGATTTTTGCCGTGGGCCTGCCGATTGGCCTGGCGAAGCAGGCGCAGGGCCGCGCCTGTCTGGCGGTGCTGATTAGCTTCCTGACCTGGAACTACTTTATCAATGCGATGGGAATGACCTGGGGCCACTTCTTTGGCGTCGACTTCTCCGCCGAACCGACGGCGGGTAGCGGGCTGGCGATGATTGCCGGCATCAAAACGCTCGATACCAGCATCATCGGTGCCATTGTGATCTCAGGTATCGTTACCGCCATCCACAACCGCTACTTCGACAAGCCGCTGCCGGTCTTTCTGGGAATTTTCCAGGGCAGCTCGTTTGTCGTTATCCTCGCGTTCTTCGTCATGATCCCCTGCGCCTGGCTGACGCTGCTGGGCTGGCCGAAAGTGCAGATGGGCATTGAGTCCCTGCAGGCGTTCCTGCGCTCCGCCGGTGCGCTGGGCGTGTGGGTGTATACCTTCCTGGAACGCATTCTGATCCCAACCGGGTTGCACCACTTCGTCTACGGTCCGTTTATCTTCGGCCCGGCTGCGGTGGAAGGAGGGATTCAGGTCTACTGGGCGCAGCACCTGCAGGAATTCAGCCAGAGCACCCTGCCGCTGAAAACCCTCTTCCCGGAAGGCGGGTTCGCGCTGCACGGCAACTCTAAAGTGTTTGGCTCGGTCGGGATTGCGCTGGCGATCTGGTACACCGCGTCGCCGGAAAACCGCGTCAAGGTGGCGGGCCTGCTGGTCCCGGCCACGCTCACCGCCGTGCTGGTGGGCATTACTGAACCCCTCGAATTCACCTTCCTGTTTATCTCGCCGCTGCTGTTTGCCGTTCACGCGGTGCTGGCGGCGACCATGGCAACGGTGATGTACGCCTTCGGCGTGGTCGGGAACATGGGCGGCGGTCTGCTGGACCAGTTCCTGCCGCAAAACTGGATCCCGATGTTCCATAACCACGCCTCAACGGTATTTACCCAGATCGGCATCGGCGTCTGCTTCACCGGGATTTACTTCGTAGTCTTCAAAACGCTGATCGCGCGTCTGAACCTGAAAACGCCGGGCCGGGAAGAGAGCGAAATCAAACTCTACAGCAAGGCCGACTATAAGGCGGCGCGCGGGCAAACCACTGCCCCGGCGGCGGCCAGCCAGCAGGTCGGACAGGCCGCCGGATTCCTGCAGGCGCTCGGCGGCGCGGCCAACATCGAAAGCATCAACAACTGCGCCACCCGCTTGCGCATTGCGCTGGTGGATATGGCGAAAACCCAAAGCGATGACGTCTTCAAAGCCCTCGGCGCCCACGGCGTGGTGCGACGCGGCAACGGCATTCAGGTGATTGTCGGTCTGCACGTTCCTCAGGTGCGCGACCAGCTGGAATCGCTGATGAAAACCCCTTTATCGAATGAACAAACCACCCTGACAGAGGCTATATCATGA
- a CDS encoding 6-phospho-alpha-glucosidase: MKKFSVVIAGGGSTFTPGIVLMLLANRDRFPLRALKFYDNDGARQETIAEACKIILKEQAPEIEFSYTTDPKAAFTDVDFVMAHIRVGKYPMREKDEKIPLRHGVLGQETCGPGGISYGMRSIGGVLELVDYMEQYSPNAWMLNYSNPAAIVAEATRRLRPNAKILNICDMPIGIEGRMAQIVGLKDRKEMRVRYYGLNHFGWWTSIEDLNGNDLMPKLREYVAKNGYVPPSDNAHTEASWNDTFAKAKDVQALDPDTMPNTYLKYYLFPDYVVAHSNPERTRANEVMDHREKHVFSSCRAIIEAGHSAAGELEIDEHASYIVDLATAIAFNTQERMLLIVPNNGAIHNFDADAMVEIPCLVGHNGPEPLTVGDIPHFQKGLMSQQVAVEKLVVDAWEQRSYQKLWQAITLSKTVPSASVAKAILDDLIEANKDYWPELH, translated from the coding sequence ATGAAAAAATTCTCAGTTGTCATTGCAGGCGGCGGCAGCACCTTTACGCCTGGTATCGTCCTGATGCTGTTAGCCAACCGCGACCGTTTCCCGCTGCGCGCCCTGAAGTTCTATGACAACGACGGCGCACGTCAGGAGACCATCGCCGAAGCGTGCAAAATCATCCTGAAGGAGCAGGCGCCGGAGATTGAATTCAGCTACACCACCGATCCTAAAGCGGCGTTTACCGATGTGGATTTCGTGATGGCGCATATCCGCGTGGGCAAATACCCGATGCGCGAAAAAGATGAAAAAATCCCGCTGCGCCACGGCGTGCTGGGCCAGGAAACCTGCGGACCGGGTGGCATCTCCTACGGCATGCGCTCTATCGGCGGCGTGCTGGAGCTGGTGGATTACATGGAGCAGTACTCCCCGAACGCGTGGATGCTGAACTACTCCAACCCGGCGGCGATTGTCGCGGAAGCCACGCGCCGCCTGCGTCCGAACGCCAAAATCCTCAATATCTGCGATATGCCGATCGGCATCGAAGGGCGCATGGCACAGATTGTTGGCCTGAAAGACCGCAAAGAGATGCGCGTGCGCTACTACGGTCTGAACCACTTCGGCTGGTGGACGTCAATTGAAGACCTGAACGGCAACGATCTGATGCCGAAGCTGCGCGAATACGTGGCGAAAAACGGCTATGTTCCGCCTTCTGACAACGCTCACACCGAGGCGAGCTGGAACGATACGTTCGCCAAAGCAAAAGACGTGCAGGCGCTGGATCCGGACACCATGCCGAACACCTACCTGAAGTATTACCTGTTCCCGGACTACGTGGTCGCGCACTCCAACCCGGAGCGCACCCGCGCCAATGAAGTTATGGATCACCGCGAGAAGCACGTGTTCAGTTCCTGCCGGGCGATTATCGAAGCCGGTCACTCCGCCGCCGGTGAGCTGGAAATCGACGAACATGCGTCGTACATCGTCGATCTGGCGACGGCAATTGCCTTCAATACCCAGGAGCGGATGCTGCTGATTGTGCCAAACAACGGGGCCATCCATAACTTTGATGCCGACGCGATGGTCGAGATCCCATGCCTGGTGGGCCATAACGGACCGGAGCCGCTCACGGTGGGCGATATTCCACACTTCCAGAAAGGGCTGATGAGCCAGCAGGTGGCGGTGGAAAAACTGGTGGTGGATGCCTGGGAGCAGCGCTCGTACCAGAAACTCTGGCAGGCGATCACCCTGTCTAAAACCGTGCCGAGCGCGTCCGTCGCGAAAGCGATTCTGGATGACCTGATCGAGGCCAATAAGGACTACTGGCCAGAGCTGCACTAA
- a CDS encoding YidH family protein codes for MKISRLGEAPDYRFSLANERTFLAWIRTALGFLAAGVGLDQLAPDFATPLIREVLALLLCLFAGVLAIYGYLRWLRNEKAMRLKQDLPYTRGLLIISAILLTVAGVVMVLVFYGG; via the coding sequence ATGAAAATTTCCCGCCTCGGCGAAGCGCCGGACTACCGCTTCTCGCTGGCTAATGAACGCACGTTTTTAGCGTGGATCCGCACCGCGCTGGGCTTTCTTGCCGCAGGAGTGGGGCTCGACCAGCTCGCGCCTGATTTCGCCACGCCGTTGATTCGTGAAGTGCTGGCGCTGCTGCTGTGCCTGTTCGCGGGCGTGCTGGCGATTTACGGCTACCTGCGCTGGCTGCGCAATGAGAAGGCGATGCGTCTGAAGCAGGATTTGCCCTATACGCGCGGGTTACTCATCATCAGCGCGATTCTGCTGACGGTGGCGGGCGTGGTAATGGTGCTGGTGTTCTATGGCGGATAG
- a CDS encoding DUF202 domain-containing protein, producing the protein MADSRKVRREADPGLQPERTSLAWLRTLLGYGALIALAIKHNWHRTGVPFWISIVVLALVAIVLWRYTRSRNLMDVAQNDFVQPKAVRDKFLIALAVLSLSLLFAVTHLQVIFSL; encoded by the coding sequence ATGGCGGATAGCCGCAAAGTGCGGCGCGAAGCGGACCCCGGCCTGCAGCCGGAGCGGACGTCGCTGGCCTGGCTGCGCACGCTGCTGGGGTATGGCGCGCTGATTGCCCTGGCGATTAAGCACAACTGGCACCGTACAGGGGTGCCGTTCTGGATCTCGATTGTTGTGCTGGCGCTGGTGGCGATCGTTTTATGGCGCTATACCCGCAGCCGTAACCTGATGGACGTGGCGCAGAACGACTTTGTGCAGCCGAAGGCGGTGCGGGATAAGTTCCTGATCGCCCTCGCTGTTCTCTCTCTGTCGCTGCTGTTTGCGGTAACCCATCTACAGGTTATTTTTTCCCTTTAG
- the dsdA gene encoding D-serine ammonia-lyase has translation MENATITTLTAQFPLVEDLIALKETTWLNPRTTTLAEGLPYVGLTKADVDDAHARLNRFAPYLAKAFPETAATGGIIESELVAIPAMQARLEQEFSTRIPGTLLLKKDSHLPISGSIKARGGIYEVLTHAEKLALEAGLLSVEDDYSILLEPRFKDFFSQYSIAVGSTGNLGMSIGIMSARIGFKVTVHMSADAREWKKAKLRSHGVIVVEYEQDYGVAVEQGRKAAESDPNCFFIDDENSRTLFLGYAVAGERLKAQFAEQGRVVDADHPLYVYLPCGVGGGPGGVAFGLKLAFGDNVHCFFAEPTHSPCMLLGVYTGLHDKIAVQDLGIDNVTAADGLAVGRASGFVGRAMERLLDGFYTLSDRSMYDMLGWLAQEEGIRLEPSALAGMAGPVRVNADANVTHLVWATGGGMVPEDEMAKYLAKGKK, from the coding sequence ATGGAAAACGCAACTATCACCACTTTAACCGCACAGTTTCCTCTGGTAGAGGACCTGATCGCCCTGAAAGAAACCACCTGGCTTAACCCGCGCACCACGACGCTTGCAGAAGGGTTACCGTATGTCGGGCTGACCAAAGCCGACGTGGACGACGCGCACGCGCGCCTCAACCGCTTCGCGCCGTATCTGGCGAAAGCCTTCCCGGAAACGGCGGCAACGGGCGGGATTATCGAATCCGAACTGGTCGCGATCCCGGCGATGCAGGCGCGGCTGGAGCAGGAATTTTCAACACGCATTCCCGGCACGCTGCTGCTGAAAAAAGACAGCCATCTGCCGATTTCCGGCTCGATTAAAGCGCGCGGCGGCATCTATGAGGTGCTGACCCACGCGGAAAAACTGGCGCTGGAAGCCGGGTTGCTGAGCGTTGAAGACGACTACAGCATTCTGCTGGAGCCGCGCTTTAAGGACTTCTTCAGCCAGTACAGCATTGCGGTAGGCTCAACCGGCAACCTTGGGATGTCCATCGGCATTATGAGCGCCCGCATCGGCTTTAAGGTGACGGTGCATATGTCTGCCGACGCCCGCGAGTGGAAGAAAGCCAAACTGCGCAGCCACGGCGTCATCGTCGTGGAATACGAGCAGGATTACGGCGTGGCGGTGGAGCAGGGACGAAAAGCGGCGGAAAGCGATCCGAACTGTTTCTTCATTGACGATGAAAATTCCCGCACCCTGTTCCTGGGCTACGCCGTTGCAGGCGAGCGGCTGAAGGCACAGTTTGCCGAACAGGGCCGCGTGGTGGATGCCGATCATCCCCTGTACGTCTACCTGCCGTGCGGCGTTGGCGGCGGCCCTGGCGGCGTGGCGTTTGGCCTGAAGCTGGCCTTTGGCGATAACGTCCACTGCTTCTTCGCGGAGCCAACGCACTCCCCGTGCATGCTGCTGGGGGTCTACACCGGCCTGCACGATAAAATTGCCGTGCAGGACCTGGGCATTGATAACGTGACGGCGGCGGACGGTCTGGCGGTAGGACGTGCATCCGGCTTCGTGGGCCGCGCGATGGAGCGCCTGCTCGACGGATTCTATACGCTTTCCGATCGGAGCATGTACGACATGCTCGGCTGGCTGGCGCAGGAGGAAGGCATTCGGCTGGAACCGTCGGCGCTGGCGGGCATGGCCGGGCCGGTGCGAGTCAATGCCGATGCGAACGTTACCCACCTGGTGTGGGCAACCGGCGGCGGAATGGTGCCGGAAGACGAGATGGCGAAGTATCTGGCTAAAGGGAAAAAATAA
- the dsdX gene encoding D-serine transporter DsdX, producing MGSQVWVVATLLVSIVLIVLTIVKLKFHPFLALLLASFFVGTMMGMSPLDMVNAIESGIGGTLGFLAAVIGLGTILGKMMEVSGAAERIGITLQRCRWLSADVIMVLVGLICGITLFVEVGVVLLIPLAFSIAKKTNTSLLKLAIPLCTALMAVHCVVPPHPAALFVTNKLGADVGTVIVYGLMVGLMASLVGGPLFLKLLGNRLPFKPVPAEFSDLKVREEHTLPSLGATLFTVLLPIALMLVKTIAELNMAKEGTLYTLLEFIGNPITAMFIAVFVAYYLLGIRQHMGMGTMLTHTEHGFGSIANILLIIGAGGAFNAILKTSGLADSLAHILSNLHMHPILLAWLVALVLHAAVGSATVAMMGATAIVAPMLPLYPNVSPEIITIAIGSGAIGCTIVTDSLFWLVKQYCGATLNETFKYYTTATFIASVLALGGTFLLSFII from the coding sequence ATGGGATCTCAGGTCTGGGTTGTGGCAACGCTGCTGGTCAGCATTGTGTTGATTGTTTTAACCATCGTAAAACTGAAGTTTCACCCGTTCCTCGCGCTGCTGCTGGCGAGCTTTTTCGTCGGCACGATGATGGGGATGAGCCCGCTGGATATGGTGAACGCCATTGAGAGCGGAATTGGCGGTACGCTGGGCTTCCTGGCGGCGGTGATTGGTCTGGGCACCATTCTCGGCAAGATGATGGAAGTCTCCGGCGCGGCCGAGCGCATCGGGATTACGTTGCAGCGCTGCCGCTGGCTATCCGCAGACGTGATTATGGTGCTGGTGGGCCTTATCTGCGGCATTACGCTGTTCGTGGAAGTGGGCGTAGTACTGCTGATCCCGCTGGCGTTTTCCATCGCCAAAAAGACCAACACGTCGCTGCTCAAGCTGGCCATTCCGCTCTGTACCGCGCTGATGGCGGTGCACTGCGTGGTGCCGCCGCATCCTGCTGCCCTGTTTGTGACCAATAAATTAGGCGCGGACGTCGGAACGGTCATTGTCTACGGTTTGATGGTAGGCCTGATGGCCTCTCTGGTCGGCGGCCCGCTGTTCCTGAAACTGCTCGGCAATCGTCTGCCGTTTAAACCGGTTCCGGCGGAATTTTCAGACCTGAAGGTGCGGGAGGAGCACACCCTGCCGTCGCTGGGCGCCACGCTGTTCACGGTGCTGCTGCCGATTGCCCTGATGCTGGTGAAAACCATCGCCGAGCTGAATATGGCAAAAGAGGGCACGCTCTACACCCTGCTGGAGTTTATCGGCAACCCGATCACCGCGATGTTTATCGCCGTGTTTGTCGCCTACTACCTGCTGGGGATCCGCCAGCATATGGGCATGGGCACGATGCTGACGCACACCGAGCACGGCTTCGGCTCTATCGCCAACATTTTGCTGATTATCGGCGCGGGCGGCGCGTTTAACGCCATCCTGAAAACCAGCGGGCTGGCGGACTCGCTGGCGCATATTCTCTCGAACTTGCACATGCACCCTATCCTGCTCGCCTGGCTGGTGGCGCTGGTGTTGCATGCCGCCGTAGGCTCCGCGACGGTGGCGATGATGGGCGCGACGGCGATAGTCGCCCCGATGCTGCCGCTCTACCCGAACGTGAGCCCGGAGATCATCACCATTGCCATCGGTTCCGGCGCCATTGGCTGCACGATCGTGACCGATTCCCTCTTCTGGCTAGTGAAGCAATACTGCGGCGCGACCCTGAATGAGACCTTCAAATACTATACGACGGCGACGTTTATCGCCTCGGTGCTTGCACTTGGCGGCACATTCCTGCTTTCTTTCATTATCTGA
- the dsdC gene encoding DNA-binding transcriptional regulator DsdC: protein MTDANEAKNRLLNGWQLSKMYTFEVAARHESFALAAEELSLSPSAVSHRINLLEEELGIQLFVRSHRKVELTQEGKRVYWTLKSSLDTLNQEILDIKNQALSGTLTVYSRPSIAQCWLVPMLGDFTRRYPSISLTILTGNDYVNMQRTGVDLALYFDDTPPNHLSHHFLMDEEILPVCSPQYAREHELLKNPDNLSHCTLLHDRQAWSNDSGTDEWLSWAQHFEVNMPPSSGIGFDRSDLAIIAAINHVGVAMGRKRLVQKRLERGDLIAPFGEKTLKCHQHYYISTLSGRQWPKIDAFIGWLRELAG from the coding sequence ATGACCGATGCGAATGAAGCCAAAAACCGGCTGTTAAACGGCTGGCAGCTGTCGAAAATGTACACCTTTGAAGTGGCCGCCCGGCATGAGTCCTTCGCTCTGGCCGCGGAGGAGCTGTCGCTCAGCCCCAGCGCGGTGAGCCACCGCATCAACCTGCTGGAAGAGGAGCTGGGTATTCAGCTGTTTGTTCGCTCGCACCGTAAAGTCGAGCTGACGCAGGAGGGAAAGCGCGTTTACTGGACGCTAAAATCGTCCCTCGACACCCTGAATCAGGAGATCCTGGACATCAAAAACCAGGCGCTCTCCGGTACGCTGACGGTATACTCCCGGCCGTCGATCGCCCAGTGCTGGCTGGTGCCCATGCTGGGGGACTTTACCCGCCGCTATCCGTCGATTTCACTCACCATCCTGACCGGCAATGATTACGTCAATATGCAGCGAACCGGCGTCGATCTGGCGCTCTATTTCGACGATACGCCGCCAAACCACCTTTCTCATCACTTCCTGATGGACGAGGAGATTTTACCCGTCTGCTCGCCGCAGTACGCCCGCGAGCATGAACTGCTGAAAAACCCCGATAACCTCAGCCACTGCACGCTGCTGCACGATCGTCAGGCCTGGAGTAATGATTCCGGTACGGATGAGTGGCTGAGCTGGGCGCAGCACTTTGAGGTGAATATGCCGCCATCGTCGGGCATTGGTTTCGATCGTTCCGATTTGGCGATTATTGCGGCCATCAACCACGTCGGCGTCGCGATGGGCAGAAAGCGGCTGGTGCAGAAACGGCTCGAACGGGGCGACCTTATCGCCCCGTTTGGTGAAAAGACCCTGAAATGCCATCAGCACTACTATATCTCGACGCTTTCTGGCCGGCAGTGGCCGAAAATAGACGCCTTTATCGGCTGGCTGAGAGAACTGGCAGGTTGA
- a CDS encoding cellulase family glycosylhydrolase has translation MLKPFIASALLISSGWAIAAEPPLTAAHYAQQLGVGMDVDWARTERGIREFDPLVVRDFRAKGITHVRIRVADEPTEARLIHLRKLVEACEQYGVIPIVAYQADEYKNDPKADNEKETINWWIAVAHYFGQSYPLLGFDLIYEPADKLNHNLASLNRVYEKTIKAIHDIDPQRMIFIAPRLRAAPEDLSSLKLPAHSQNYLLAEWHIFPWGPLKNGGKYPWTSGTAAEKAAIHNRITTALRWQQKTGHVSWVGGWGVGESNHLTPTASQMAFATFMACELQKAKIPYALNADFQFYDGEEGAWRPAPEPLLQAMITPVCEKPGEKPGHHAVKPAARDAVHATPAAASTVKSAAPSASSAGPN, from the coding sequence GTGTTAAAGCCTTTTATTGCCTCTGCATTACTGATCTCTTCCGGCTGGGCGATTGCCGCTGAGCCGCCGCTGACGGCTGCCCATTATGCGCAGCAGCTTGGCGTCGGGATGGATGTGGACTGGGCGCGAACCGAGCGCGGCATACGCGAATTCGACCCGCTGGTGGTCCGCGATTTTCGTGCAAAAGGCATTACCCACGTGCGCATCCGCGTGGCCGATGAGCCGACGGAAGCGCGGCTGATCCACCTGCGCAAGCTGGTGGAAGCCTGTGAGCAGTATGGCGTGATCCCGATAGTCGCTTATCAGGCTGATGAATATAAAAACGACCCGAAAGCTGATAACGAGAAAGAGACGATCAACTGGTGGATTGCCGTGGCGCACTATTTCGGTCAAAGCTACCCGCTGCTGGGTTTTGACCTCATCTATGAGCCAGCCGACAAGCTCAACCACAACCTGGCATCGTTAAACCGCGTCTATGAAAAAACCATTAAAGCGATCCACGACATCGACCCGCAGCGCATGATCTTCATTGCGCCGCGCCTGCGTGCCGCGCCGGAGGATTTATCCAGCCTGAAGCTGCCCGCGCACAGCCAAAACTACCTGCTGGCAGAGTGGCACATTTTCCCGTGGGGGCCGCTGAAAAATGGCGGTAAATACCCGTGGACGTCCGGCACGGCGGCGGAGAAAGCGGCTATCCATAATCGCATCACTACCGCGCTGCGCTGGCAGCAAAAAACCGGGCACGTTAGCTGGGTCGGGGGCTGGGGCGTGGGGGAGTCAAACCACCTCACGCCAACCGCTTCGCAAATGGCCTTCGCCACCTTTATGGCCTGTGAGCTGCAAAAGGCGAAAATTCCGTATGCGCTTAACGCGGATTTTCAGTTTTACGACGGGGAAGAGGGAGCCTGGCGGCCTGCGCCAGAGCCGTTATTGCAGGCGATGATTACGCCCGTCTGTGAAAAGCCCGGCGAGAAGCCGGGCCATCATGCGGTTAAACCGGCTGCTCGTGATGCGGTACACGCGACGCCAGCGGCAGCCAGCACAGTAAAATCAGCAGCCCCATCAGCGTCATCAGCAGGCCCAAACTAG